In one window of Nicotiana tabacum cultivar K326 chromosome 12, ASM71507v2, whole genome shotgun sequence DNA:
- the LOC107803954 gene encoding uncharacterized protein LOC107803954, which produces MDFSDSNMWRDLLLQAVLILATVFMFLFMYNIPQKFFSKLRLRNRADMQAKRHFVQGAQLLSQAKSSAAKDRSAAASLAKSAEAEADLAIALDPRDAAAHILKALALDLQGFKTSALDSIDIALSPLAVKSLSEPEKADALFKRAELRLAVSRRGQVDSVIEDLTESVRLKGDNVKAFCLLGDCYEKKGLTEEAQEVYEKALKVQPNFAPAREALDRLNSES; this is translated from the coding sequence ATGGATTTCTCCGACAGCAACATGTGGCGTGATCTTCTACTTCAAGCAGTCCTAATTCTAGCTACAGTTTTCATGTTCCTTTTCATGTACAATATTCCCCAGAAATTCTTCTCGAAGCTTCGCCTACGAAACCGAGCCGATATGCAAGCGAAGCGCCATTTCGTCCAAGGAGCTCAGCTTCTTTCTCAAGCCAAATCATCCGCCGCCAAGGATCGATCCGCCGCCGCTTCGCTTGCCAAATCTGCTGAAGCCGAAGCTGACTTAGCCATCGCTTTAGACCCGAGAGATGCCGCGGCTCACATACTCAAGGCTTTAGCTCTCGATTTGCAGGGTTTTAAGACGTCAGCTCTTGATTCGATTGATATCGCGCTTTCGCCGCTCGCCGTGAAGTCGCTGTCGGAGCCGGAGAAAGCGGATGCTTTGTTTAAGCGAGCTGAGTTGAGACTCGCTGTGAGTCGACGCGGACAAGTTGACTCGGTCATTGAAGATTTGACTGAGTCAGTTCGTTTGAAGGGCGATAATGTTAAGGCTTTTTGTTTGTTGGGCGATTGTTACGAGAAAAAAGGCTTAACAGAGGAGGCCCAAGAGGTTTATGAAAAAGCCCTAAAAGTTCAGCCCAATTTTGCTCCTGCTCGAGAGGCACTTGACCGATTGAATTCCGAGTCTTGA